The segment GCAGGTTGTAATGCAATTCAAGAAATAGCATTTATGTTTTCTGCAGCTATTGCTTATATCGATGATGTACTGCAGAGGAGTATCTCAATTGATTCCTTTGCACCTAAAATTTCTTGGATTATGTCAGCAGGGATGAATATTTTTGAAGAAACTGCAAAATTCAGAGCCGCTCGACGAATATGGTCCAAATTAGTGAAAGAAAGATTCAATGCGAAAAATGAATCTTCTATGAAATTTCGTGTATTTGCAGCCACTATGGGTTCTACATTTACCTTAAATGAGCCAATGAATAATATTGTAAGAGGTACGATAGAAGCGCTTTCTGCTGTATTAGGTGGTGTGCAATCCCTTCATATTTCCTCTTATGATGAAGCTTTGGGAATTCCTTCAGAAGAGAGTGCGAGGGTTTCTCTAAGGATACAACAGATTTTGGCATATGAATCCGGCTTATGTGGCATAATAGACAGCTTTGGAGGGTCGTCGTACCTTGAAGAGCTTACTGATAAGATTGAAGAAGATTCTGTTCAGTTATTGAAGGAGATTGAAGAAAGAGGAGGCGCCATATGGGCGCTTGAAAAAAATTTCTTTCAGCAAATAATCAATCGGGAAGCGTGGAAAGAAAAAAGAGATATCGAAAGTAAAATTAAAAAAATTGTTGGACTTAATTGTTTTGTTTCAAAGAAAGATAAGAAAATAAAAGCATTTAAGATTTCTGAAGAAGTTGAGAAAGAGCAAAGGGCAAAATTGGCAAAGGTAAAAAGAGAGAGGAACGATATTGAAGTTAAAAAGTCACTGGATAACTTGGTTAAATCAGCGAAAGTAAATAATATAAACTTGATGCCTGCTATAATTGAATGCGTAGAATCTTATGCAACTGTTGAAGAAATCTGTTCGTCTTTGAAAAATGTATTTGGCACTTATTCTCCATCCCCTTCCTTTTAATTTGAAAATGGTTGATATTTTTCTTTGACCTTTTATGCAAAAAAAGTAGACTTCAAAAAAAAGCTGAGAAAAAACTTGCTTTTTTTTCTATATGTTGTAAATAGTCGAGTGGCTACTCGGTTTTTTGAAAGTGAAGGAGTTGTATTTTTAACAAAAACTAAAAGGAGGATTTATCAATGAGTGCAGAGGATAAAACAGATTGGAAAGAACTTCATAGAGCTGCCCAGATGAGAGGATTTGGGCTTATGGGATTGCTTACCGTCAGAATCTTAGAAAAATTTGGAGAAGAGGGTGAAAAGGTTTTGAGAGAGTTCTATTTTAATGTTGGTCAGATGTCAGCAAGGACATTCCTTGAAGAGACAAAACCGCCTGCAACAAATTCTGATTTTCAAAACTATTGTGATTGGCAGATGTGGTTTATGTCAAGCCAGAGAGCGGACAATTCAGGGTCGAAACTTCTTCCTCTTGAACAGCTTGGACCAGGACATGTTCGTGCTAAAAGAGTTGGCTGTATGATTAATAATGCTTTTGATGCAATCGGAATTAAGGATGTTGAGACAAGAAAGAAGCTTTGTGCAATTTTTACAGAGATTGACTATGGTGTGAGGGATATAATTGGAAAAGACTGCATAGAATTCGTCCGTTTCGATTGTCAAGGTGCAAGAGAAAATGGAGACCCTCAGCTTCCGCAAGGAAAAGAGTATTGCATCTTCGAAATTAAGATAAAAGATCAAGCAGCAGCAAGTTAAAAATAAATTAA is part of the Candidatus Schekmanbacteria bacterium genome and harbors:
- a CDS encoding methylmalonyl-CoA mutase, giving the protein MSERKKNFFTPSNIEIRRYYPIKDKSGKSYLEKEGLPGEYPFTRGIQKTMYRGKIWTMRQYAGFGTASDTNERFKMLIKQGQKGLSVAFDLPTQMGLDSDSPRAEGEVGKIGVAVDTLSDMEEIFDGIEIDKISVSMTANAQAAVMLAMYIAVAKKRGIPLHKLRGTLQNDIIKEYVSRGTYIYSPMGAMRLASDIIEFCSLNLPQWNPISISGYHYREAGCNAIQEIAFMFSAAIAYIDDVLQRSISIDSFAPKISWIMSAGMNIFEETAKFRAARRIWSKLVKERFNAKNESSMKFRVFAATMGSTFTLNEPMNNIVRGTIEALSAVLGGVQSLHISSYDEALGIPSEESARVSLRIQQILAYESGLCGIIDSFGGSSYLEELTDKIEEDSVQLLKEIEERGGAIWALEKNFFQQIINREAWKEKRDIESKIKKIVGLNCFVSKKDKKIKAFKISEEVEKEQRAKLAKVKRERNDIEVKKSLDNLVKSAKVNNINLMPAIIECVESYATVEEICSSLKNVFGTYSPSPSF